A single Vigna radiata var. radiata cultivar VC1973A chromosome 8, Vradiata_ver6, whole genome shotgun sequence DNA region contains:
- the LOC106772390 gene encoding CTP synthase isoform X1, whose product MKYVLISGGVVSGLGKGVTASSIGVVLKACGLRVTSIKIDPYLNIDAGTMSPFEHGEVFVLDDGGEVDLDLGNYERFLDVTLTKDNNITTGKIYQSVLEKERKGDYLGKTVQVVPHITDAIKDWIESVAVIPVDGKEGPADVCVIELGGTVGDIESMPFIEALRQLSFQVGPDNFCLIHVSLIPVLGVVGEQKTKPTQHSVRELRALGLTPHLLTSRSAEPLLESTKEKLSKFCHVPIENILNIHDVPNIWHIPLLLRNQNAHHSILQQLNLLNQATAPDLQQWTEMAETFDSLTESVRIAMVGKYVGLTDSYLSVVKALLHACVARSFKPSIDWIAASDLEDESAKSTPEAHAAAWTTLKSADCVLVPGGFGDRGVRGMMLAAKYARENNVPYLGICLGMQISVIEFARSVLGWEKANSVEFDAQTPNPVVIFMPEGSRTHMGSTMRLGSRRTLLQTSDCITSKLYGSSEYVDERHRHRYEVNPDVIGTLEEAGLQFVGKDESGKRMEILELPSHPFYVGVQFHPEFKSRPARPSALFLGLILAATGKLEAYISRQNGS is encoded by the exons ATGAAATACGTTCTCATCAGCGGGGGAGTCGTCAGTGGCCTTGGCAAAGGCGTCACCGCCAGCAGCATCGGCGTCGTTCTCAAGGCCTGTGGCCTTCGTGTCACTTCCATTAAAATCg ATCCTTACTTGAACATCGACGCTGGCACCATGTCTCCCTTCGAGCACGGGGAGGTTTTTGTTCTCGACGACGGCGGAGAg GTTGATTTGGATTTGGGAAATTACGAGCGCTTCCTCGATGTTACGCTTACCAAGGATAATAACATCACTACTGGAAAAATATACCAG TCTGTTCTTGAGAAGGAACGTAAAGGAGATTATCTTGGGAAAACTGTTCAG GTGGTTCCGCACATCACTGATGCTATCAAAGATTGGATTGAGTCCGTTGCCGTGATTCCCGTGGACGGAAAAGAAGGCCCTGCGGATGTTTGTGTGATTGAGCTGGGAGGCACTGTTG GTGATATTGAATCTATGCCATTTATTGAGGCTCTACGGCAATTGTCCTTTCAAGTAG GGCCTGATAACTTCTGTCTCATCCATGTTAGCCTGATACCAGTGTTGGGTGTCGTGGGAGAGCAA AAAACAAAGCCTACACAACATAGCGTCAGGGAACTGCGAGCATTGGGATTGACACCTCATCTTTTAACAAGTCGTTCTGCTGAG CCTCTTCTAGAAAGTACCAAAGAAAAACTCTCAAAATTTTGCCATGTTCCC ATTGAGAATATTCTGAACATCCATGATGTACCAAACATTTggcatattcccctgttattGAGA AACCAAAATGCTCATCATTCAATTCTGCAGCAGCTTAACTTACTCAA CCAAGCTACAGCTCCTGATTTGCAGCAGTGGACAGAGATGGCCGAGACCTTTGACAGTCTTACTGAATCT GTTAGGATTGCAATGGTCGGAAAGTATGTTGGTCTAACAGATTCATATTTATCGGTTGTAAAG GCCCTTCTGCATGCTTGTGTTGCACGCTCTTTTAAGCCATCGATTGACTGGATTGCAGCGTCCGACCTAGAAGACGAGAGTGCAAAATCA ACACCAGAAGCACATGCTGCAGCCTGGACGACTTTGAAG AGCGCAGATTGTGTCTTGGTTCCTGGGGGATTTGGAGATCGTGGTGTGAGAGGTATGATGCTTGCTGCCAAATATGCTAGAGAGAACAATGTTCCTTACCTGGGGATTTGCCTGGGAATGCAAATTTCTGTAATTGAGTTTGCTAGATCA GTTTTGGGTTGGGAAAAAGCAAACAGTGTAGAGTTTGATGCCCAAACACCAAATCCTGTTGTGATTTTCATGCCAGAG GGTTCACGAACGCATATGGGAAGTACCATGAGACTTGGATCTCGGAGAACACTCTTACAGACATCTGATTGTATCACTTCCAAGCT GTACGGTAGTTCAGAGTATGTGGATGAACGACATCGACACAGATATGAG GTAAATCCAGATGTGATTGGAACTTTAGAAGAAGCTGGACTTCAATTTGTGGGGAAGGATGAAAGTGGAAAACGAATGGAA ATCTTAGAGCTTCCAAGCCATCCATTTTATGTAGGCGTGCAATTCCATCCAGAATTCAAATCACGACCAGCTAGGCCATCTGCTTTGTTTTTAG GTCTCATATTGGCCGCAACAGGGAAATTGGAAGCGTATATTAGTAGGCAAAATGGAagttga
- the LOC106771261 gene encoding uncharacterized protein LOC106771261, whose translation MGLKNSGVGHRAWNLLRVTLLWARKGGVLRRRVAMELRLVPKYLKRLGHSNTPPSHIHYFERELSFDKTPIFHVKMYRPTSMRFHLPHIPCINPQVDFEYDFNDDDDDVEYDTGRKSALTAAGERDQEFYHDYERRLEVMSCGEQEEQQEADAQGIDKRAEEFIAKFYQQMKLQRQISLLQYNETPNRDTTC comes from the coding sequence ATGGGTTTGAAGAACAGTGGCGTTGGTCATAGAGCATGGAACCTGCTGCGAGTGACATTGCTGTGGGCACGTAAAGGTGGGGTGTTGAGGCGGAGGGTAGCGATGGAGCTGCGTCTTGTTCCAAAGTACTTGAAGCGTCTCGGGCACAGTAATACGCCGCCCAGCCATATTCATTACTTTGAGCGAGAACTCTCCTTCGACAAGACCCCCATTTTTCATGTCAAGATGTACCGTCCAACCTCTATGCGCTTCCACTTGCCTCACATTCCTTGTATTAACCCACAAGTTGATTTTGAATATGATTTcaacgatgatgatgatgatgttgaatATGATACCGGGAGAAAGAGTGCCCTCACGGCTGCAGGAGAACGTGACCAAGAATTTTATCATGATTATGAAAGACGCCTGGAGGTGATGTCTTGTGGTGAACAGGAGGAACAACAAGAAGCAGATGCTCAAGGGATAGATAAGCGAGCAGAGGAGTTCATAGCAAAATTCTATCAGCAAATGAAGCTGCAGCGCCAGATTTCTCTTCTACAATACAATGAAACACCCAATAGAGACACGACTTGTTGA
- the LOC106772390 gene encoding CTP synthase isoform X2, which translates to MKYVLISGGVVSGLGKGVTASSIGVVLKACGLRVTSIKIDPYLNIDAGTMSPFEHGEVFVLDDGGEVDLDLGNYERFLDVTLTKDNNITTGKIYQSVLEKERKGDYLGKTVQVVPHITDAIKDWIESVAVIPVDGKEGPADVCVIELGGTVGDIESMPFIEALRQLSFQVGPDNFCLIHVSLIPVLGVVGEQKTKPTQHSVRELRALGLTPHLLTSRSAEPLLESTKEKLSKFCHVPIENILNIHDVPNIWHIPLLLRNQNAHHSILQQLNLLNQATAPDLQQWTEMAETFDSLTESVRIAMVGKYVGLTDSYLSVVKALLHACVARSFKPSIDWIAASDLEDESAKSTPEAHAAAWTTLKSADCVLVPGGFGDRGVRGMMLAAKYARENNVPYLGICLGMQISVIEFARSVLGWEKANSVEFDAQTPNPVVIFMPEGSRTHMGSTMRLGSRRTLLQTSDCITSKLYGSSEYVDERHRHRYEVNPDVIGTLEEAGLQFVGKDESGKRMEILELPSHPFYVGVQFHPEFKSRPARPSALFLVASKLNRKRRKNEVIRT; encoded by the exons ATGAAATACGTTCTCATCAGCGGGGGAGTCGTCAGTGGCCTTGGCAAAGGCGTCACCGCCAGCAGCATCGGCGTCGTTCTCAAGGCCTGTGGCCTTCGTGTCACTTCCATTAAAATCg ATCCTTACTTGAACATCGACGCTGGCACCATGTCTCCCTTCGAGCACGGGGAGGTTTTTGTTCTCGACGACGGCGGAGAg GTTGATTTGGATTTGGGAAATTACGAGCGCTTCCTCGATGTTACGCTTACCAAGGATAATAACATCACTACTGGAAAAATATACCAG TCTGTTCTTGAGAAGGAACGTAAAGGAGATTATCTTGGGAAAACTGTTCAG GTGGTTCCGCACATCACTGATGCTATCAAAGATTGGATTGAGTCCGTTGCCGTGATTCCCGTGGACGGAAAAGAAGGCCCTGCGGATGTTTGTGTGATTGAGCTGGGAGGCACTGTTG GTGATATTGAATCTATGCCATTTATTGAGGCTCTACGGCAATTGTCCTTTCAAGTAG GGCCTGATAACTTCTGTCTCATCCATGTTAGCCTGATACCAGTGTTGGGTGTCGTGGGAGAGCAA AAAACAAAGCCTACACAACATAGCGTCAGGGAACTGCGAGCATTGGGATTGACACCTCATCTTTTAACAAGTCGTTCTGCTGAG CCTCTTCTAGAAAGTACCAAAGAAAAACTCTCAAAATTTTGCCATGTTCCC ATTGAGAATATTCTGAACATCCATGATGTACCAAACATTTggcatattcccctgttattGAGA AACCAAAATGCTCATCATTCAATTCTGCAGCAGCTTAACTTACTCAA CCAAGCTACAGCTCCTGATTTGCAGCAGTGGACAGAGATGGCCGAGACCTTTGACAGTCTTACTGAATCT GTTAGGATTGCAATGGTCGGAAAGTATGTTGGTCTAACAGATTCATATTTATCGGTTGTAAAG GCCCTTCTGCATGCTTGTGTTGCACGCTCTTTTAAGCCATCGATTGACTGGATTGCAGCGTCCGACCTAGAAGACGAGAGTGCAAAATCA ACACCAGAAGCACATGCTGCAGCCTGGACGACTTTGAAG AGCGCAGATTGTGTCTTGGTTCCTGGGGGATTTGGAGATCGTGGTGTGAGAGGTATGATGCTTGCTGCCAAATATGCTAGAGAGAACAATGTTCCTTACCTGGGGATTTGCCTGGGAATGCAAATTTCTGTAATTGAGTTTGCTAGATCA GTTTTGGGTTGGGAAAAAGCAAACAGTGTAGAGTTTGATGCCCAAACACCAAATCCTGTTGTGATTTTCATGCCAGAG GGTTCACGAACGCATATGGGAAGTACCATGAGACTTGGATCTCGGAGAACACTCTTACAGACATCTGATTGTATCACTTCCAAGCT GTACGGTAGTTCAGAGTATGTGGATGAACGACATCGACACAGATATGAG GTAAATCCAGATGTGATTGGAACTTTAGAAGAAGCTGGACTTCAATTTGTGGGGAAGGATGAAAGTGGAAAACGAATGGAA ATCTTAGAGCTTCCAAGCCATCCATTTTATGTAGGCGTGCAATTCCATCCAGAATTCAAATCACGACCAGCTAGGCCATCTGCTTTGTTTTTAG TGGCATCAAAACTcaacagaaaaagaaggaaaaatgaagTAATCCGAACGTAG
- the LOC106772390 gene encoding CTP synthase 1 isoform X3 — protein sequence MKYVLISGGVVSGLGKGVTASSIGVVLKACGLRVTSIKIDPYLNIDAGTMSPFEHGEVFVLDDGGEVDLDLGNYERFLDVTLTKDNNITTGKIYQSVLEKERKGDYLGKTVQVVPHITDAIKDWIESVAVIPVDGKEGPADVCVIELGGTVGDIESMPFIEALRQLSFQVGTIFCFQKTKPTQHSVRELRALGLTPHLLTSRSAEPLLESTKEKLSKFCHVPIENILNIHDVPNIWHIPLLLRNQNAHHSILQQLNLLNQATAPDLQQWTEMAETFDSLTESVRIAMVGKYVGLTDSYLSVVKALLHACVARSFKPSIDWIAASDLEDESAKSTPEAHAAAWTTLKSADCVLVPGGFGDRGVRGMMLAAKYARENNVPYLGICLGMQISVIEFARSVLGWEKANSVEFDAQTPNPVVIFMPEGSRTHMGSTMRLGSRRTLLQTSDCITSKLYGSSEYVDERHRHRYEVNPDVIGTLEEAGLQFVGKDESGKRMEILELPSHPFYVGVQFHPEFKSRPARPSALFLGLILAATGKLEAYISRQNGS from the exons ATGAAATACGTTCTCATCAGCGGGGGAGTCGTCAGTGGCCTTGGCAAAGGCGTCACCGCCAGCAGCATCGGCGTCGTTCTCAAGGCCTGTGGCCTTCGTGTCACTTCCATTAAAATCg ATCCTTACTTGAACATCGACGCTGGCACCATGTCTCCCTTCGAGCACGGGGAGGTTTTTGTTCTCGACGACGGCGGAGAg GTTGATTTGGATTTGGGAAATTACGAGCGCTTCCTCGATGTTACGCTTACCAAGGATAATAACATCACTACTGGAAAAATATACCAG TCTGTTCTTGAGAAGGAACGTAAAGGAGATTATCTTGGGAAAACTGTTCAG GTGGTTCCGCACATCACTGATGCTATCAAAGATTGGATTGAGTCCGTTGCCGTGATTCCCGTGGACGGAAAAGAAGGCCCTGCGGATGTTTGTGTGATTGAGCTGGGAGGCACTGTTG GTGATATTGAATCTATGCCATTTATTGAGGCTCTACGGCAATTGTCCTTTCAAGTAG GTACAATATTCTGCTTCCAGAAAACAAAGCCTACACAACATAGCGTCAGGGAACTGCGAGCATTGGGATTGACACCTCATCTTTTAACAAGTCGTTCTGCTGAG CCTCTTCTAGAAAGTACCAAAGAAAAACTCTCAAAATTTTGCCATGTTCCC ATTGAGAATATTCTGAACATCCATGATGTACCAAACATTTggcatattcccctgttattGAGA AACCAAAATGCTCATCATTCAATTCTGCAGCAGCTTAACTTACTCAA CCAAGCTACAGCTCCTGATTTGCAGCAGTGGACAGAGATGGCCGAGACCTTTGACAGTCTTACTGAATCT GTTAGGATTGCAATGGTCGGAAAGTATGTTGGTCTAACAGATTCATATTTATCGGTTGTAAAG GCCCTTCTGCATGCTTGTGTTGCACGCTCTTTTAAGCCATCGATTGACTGGATTGCAGCGTCCGACCTAGAAGACGAGAGTGCAAAATCA ACACCAGAAGCACATGCTGCAGCCTGGACGACTTTGAAG AGCGCAGATTGTGTCTTGGTTCCTGGGGGATTTGGAGATCGTGGTGTGAGAGGTATGATGCTTGCTGCCAAATATGCTAGAGAGAACAATGTTCCTTACCTGGGGATTTGCCTGGGAATGCAAATTTCTGTAATTGAGTTTGCTAGATCA GTTTTGGGTTGGGAAAAAGCAAACAGTGTAGAGTTTGATGCCCAAACACCAAATCCTGTTGTGATTTTCATGCCAGAG GGTTCACGAACGCATATGGGAAGTACCATGAGACTTGGATCTCGGAGAACACTCTTACAGACATCTGATTGTATCACTTCCAAGCT GTACGGTAGTTCAGAGTATGTGGATGAACGACATCGACACAGATATGAG GTAAATCCAGATGTGATTGGAACTTTAGAAGAAGCTGGACTTCAATTTGTGGGGAAGGATGAAAGTGGAAAACGAATGGAA ATCTTAGAGCTTCCAAGCCATCCATTTTATGTAGGCGTGCAATTCCATCCAGAATTCAAATCACGACCAGCTAGGCCATCTGCTTTGTTTTTAG GTCTCATATTGGCCGCAACAGGGAAATTGGAAGCGTATATTAGTAGGCAAAATGGAagttga
- the LOC106772390 gene encoding CTP synthase isoform X4, giving the protein MKYVLISGGVVSGLGKGVTASSIGVVLKACGLRVTSIKIDPYLNIDAGTMSPFEHGEVFVLDDGGEVDLDLGNYERFLDVTLTKDNNITTGKIYQSVLEKERKGDYLGKTVQVVPHITDAIKDWIESVAVIPVDGKEGPADVCVIELGGTVGDIESMPFIEALRQLSFQVGPDNFCLIHVSLIPVLGVVGEQKTKPTQHSVRELRALGLTPHLLTSRSAENQNAHHSILQQLNLLNQATAPDLQQWTEMAETFDSLTESVRIAMVGKYVGLTDSYLSVVKALLHACVARSFKPSIDWIAASDLEDESAKSTPEAHAAAWTTLKSADCVLVPGGFGDRGVRGMMLAAKYARENNVPYLGICLGMQISVIEFARSVLGWEKANSVEFDAQTPNPVVIFMPEGSRTHMGSTMRLGSRRTLLQTSDCITSKLYGSSEYVDERHRHRYEVNPDVIGTLEEAGLQFVGKDESGKRMEILELPSHPFYVGVQFHPEFKSRPARPSALFLGLILAATGKLEAYISRQNGS; this is encoded by the exons ATGAAATACGTTCTCATCAGCGGGGGAGTCGTCAGTGGCCTTGGCAAAGGCGTCACCGCCAGCAGCATCGGCGTCGTTCTCAAGGCCTGTGGCCTTCGTGTCACTTCCATTAAAATCg ATCCTTACTTGAACATCGACGCTGGCACCATGTCTCCCTTCGAGCACGGGGAGGTTTTTGTTCTCGACGACGGCGGAGAg GTTGATTTGGATTTGGGAAATTACGAGCGCTTCCTCGATGTTACGCTTACCAAGGATAATAACATCACTACTGGAAAAATATACCAG TCTGTTCTTGAGAAGGAACGTAAAGGAGATTATCTTGGGAAAACTGTTCAG GTGGTTCCGCACATCACTGATGCTATCAAAGATTGGATTGAGTCCGTTGCCGTGATTCCCGTGGACGGAAAAGAAGGCCCTGCGGATGTTTGTGTGATTGAGCTGGGAGGCACTGTTG GTGATATTGAATCTATGCCATTTATTGAGGCTCTACGGCAATTGTCCTTTCAAGTAG GGCCTGATAACTTCTGTCTCATCCATGTTAGCCTGATACCAGTGTTGGGTGTCGTGGGAGAGCAA AAAACAAAGCCTACACAACATAGCGTCAGGGAACTGCGAGCATTGGGATTGACACCTCATCTTTTAACAAGTCGTTCTGCTGAG AACCAAAATGCTCATCATTCAATTCTGCAGCAGCTTAACTTACTCAA CCAAGCTACAGCTCCTGATTTGCAGCAGTGGACAGAGATGGCCGAGACCTTTGACAGTCTTACTGAATCT GTTAGGATTGCAATGGTCGGAAAGTATGTTGGTCTAACAGATTCATATTTATCGGTTGTAAAG GCCCTTCTGCATGCTTGTGTTGCACGCTCTTTTAAGCCATCGATTGACTGGATTGCAGCGTCCGACCTAGAAGACGAGAGTGCAAAATCA ACACCAGAAGCACATGCTGCAGCCTGGACGACTTTGAAG AGCGCAGATTGTGTCTTGGTTCCTGGGGGATTTGGAGATCGTGGTGTGAGAGGTATGATGCTTGCTGCCAAATATGCTAGAGAGAACAATGTTCCTTACCTGGGGATTTGCCTGGGAATGCAAATTTCTGTAATTGAGTTTGCTAGATCA GTTTTGGGTTGGGAAAAAGCAAACAGTGTAGAGTTTGATGCCCAAACACCAAATCCTGTTGTGATTTTCATGCCAGAG GGTTCACGAACGCATATGGGAAGTACCATGAGACTTGGATCTCGGAGAACACTCTTACAGACATCTGATTGTATCACTTCCAAGCT GTACGGTAGTTCAGAGTATGTGGATGAACGACATCGACACAGATATGAG GTAAATCCAGATGTGATTGGAACTTTAGAAGAAGCTGGACTTCAATTTGTGGGGAAGGATGAAAGTGGAAAACGAATGGAA ATCTTAGAGCTTCCAAGCCATCCATTTTATGTAGGCGTGCAATTCCATCCAGAATTCAAATCACGACCAGCTAGGCCATCTGCTTTGTTTTTAG GTCTCATATTGGCCGCAACAGGGAAATTGGAAGCGTATATTAGTAGGCAAAATGGAagttga